A stretch of the Lichenicola cladoniae genome encodes the following:
- a CDS encoding P-loop NTPase family protein, whose translation MTLDDRKEASMAKPAPTVSTQIPSFIVPLGRGGRGKTWWIRWVVERAQSQGREIVVADADRTNATLSAYFEGVVSPPSADDRDVREWLAAFVEQQIESRFTSVLDFGGGDLILKRVAREIGLVDFLLEHGIRPIAVHLIGPDRDDLAYLQEVERDGVFAPEATILVLNEALVSPHKTAATAFAETVRSHPILEQTVARGARLVTMPRLEPASEIDMRRLTFAAAEAGRVKPGQDPIGPWKRQQIALWRRSMEEAFAPVADWLP comes from the coding sequence ATGACCCTGGACGACAGAAAGGAGGCCAGCATGGCCAAGCCAGCACCCACCGTTTCGACGCAAATTCCAAGTTTCATTGTGCCACTCGGTCGCGGCGGCCGTGGCAAGACCTGGTGGATCCGCTGGGTCGTGGAGCGCGCGCAAAGTCAGGGCAGAGAGATCGTGGTCGCCGACGCGGACCGCACCAATGCGACCCTCTCGGCCTATTTCGAGGGTGTCGTGTCACCGCCCTCCGCTGACGATCGCGACGTGCGTGAATGGCTGGCCGCCTTTGTCGAACAGCAGATCGAGAGCCGGTTCACCTCCGTCCTGGACTTCGGCGGCGGGGATCTTATCCTCAAGCGGGTTGCCCGAGAAATCGGTCTGGTCGACTTCCTGCTCGAGCACGGTATCCGGCCGATTGCGGTGCATCTCATCGGTCCCGATCGCGACGACCTTGCCTACCTCCAGGAGGTCGAGCGGGACGGTGTGTTCGCCCCCGAAGCAACCATTCTGGTGCTCAACGAGGCGCTGGTGTCGCCGCACAAAACGGCTGCCACGGCATTTGCGGAAACAGTGCGGTCGCATCCGATCCTCGAGCAGACGGTCGCTCGCGGTGCCCGCCTGGTCACCATGCCGCGCCTTGAGCCGGCGAGCGAAATCGACATGCGCCGGTTGACGTTCGCCGCCGCCGAAGCTGGCCGGGTCAAACCGGGACAGGATCCGATCGGTCCGTGGAAGCGCCAGCAGATCGCCCTGTGGCGGCGCAGCATGGAAGAGGCCTTTGCTCCCGTGGCGGACTGGCTGCCGTGA
- a CDS encoding DUF6516 family protein — translation MSDDGMRRLLDYHRRRIWMANGWCLRFQVKEVALTQERPYGIKYSFTLHDMDMARLLGFDNAHGLPRRIAYDHQHKFKRTERLVPYIYHGTDELLVDFFDEVERACLADGVEFEFDDQEIELEEELDDGKEVSD, via the coding sequence ATGTCTGACGATGGGATGCGGCGCCTACTGGACTATCATCGGCGACGTATCTGGATGGCAAATGGCTGGTGCCTCCGGTTCCAGGTCAAGGAAGTAGCTCTCACACAGGAGCGGCCGTATGGGATTAAGTACTCATTCACGCTTCATGACATGGACATGGCTCGCCTTCTCGGCTTCGATAATGCGCATGGTCTGCCGCGTCGAATAGCTTACGACCACCAACATAAGTTCAAGCGAACCGAACGCCTGGTTCCGTACATCTACCACGGCACAGACGAGCTTTTGGTCGACTTTTTTGATGAAGTTGAACGAGCATGTCTGGCTGACGGCGTCGAATTTGAGTTCGACGATCAAGAAATTGAGCTGGAAGAAGAACTAGACGATGGCAAAGAGGTCTCTGATTGA
- a CDS encoding HVO_A0114 family putative DNA-binding protein, whose amino-acid sequence MAKRSLIELREEMRAVARGDRQASALPAGAVLDVLSVPENLDLLRMIANSAPASVSELAALANRAQANVSRALHRLATHGLISLEREGKQVRPVLIAQEIRVNLAQSTYRTVRVLETA is encoded by the coding sequence ATGGCAAAGAGGTCTCTGATTGAGCTCCGTGAAGAAATGCGTGCTGTTGCACGTGGAGATCGCCAGGCCTCGGCTCTCCCAGCCGGCGCCGTTCTTGACGTACTGTCGGTTCCGGAGAACCTCGACCTTCTGCGAATGATCGCAAACAGTGCGCCTGCGTCGGTATCCGAGTTGGCCGCATTGGCGAACCGCGCGCAGGCCAATGTGTCGCGGGCGCTCCATCGTCTGGCAACGCACGGGTTGATCAGCCTTGAGCGTGAGGGCAAGCAGGTTCGTCCCGTGCTAATTGCTCAAGAAATTCGGGTCAATCTTGCCCAAAGCACCTACCGGACCGTACGAGTTCTGGAGACCGCATAA